The Cucumis melo cultivar AY chromosome 6, USDA_Cmelo_AY_1.0, whole genome shotgun sequence genome includes a region encoding these proteins:
- the LOC103483533 gene encoding ammonium transporter 1 member 1-like translates to MDSGFCAAHLSQLLGPNTTNATAAANFICDQFTTVTNNFSDTRNALDNTYLLFSAYLVFSMQLGFAMLCAGSVRAKNTMNIMLTNVLDAAAGGLFYYLFGYAFAFGSPSGGFIGRHNFGLTSFPTSTADYSVFLYQWAFAIAAAGITSGSIAERTQFVAYLIYSSVLTGFVYPVVSHWFWSPDGWAGVMKSDGHLLFGSGVIDFAGSGVVHMVGGIAGLWGAFIEGPRIGRFDHNGRSVALRGHSASLVVLGTFMLWFGWYGFNPGSFTKILVPYTTGNFYGQWSAVGRTAVTTTLAGCTAALTTLFGKRFLSGHWNVTDVCNGLLGGFAAITAGCSVVEPWAAIICGFVAAVVLISCNRIAEKVKYDDPLEAAQLHGGCGAWGVIFTALFATEEYVTEVYGGSGRPYGLLMGGGGRLLAAHLIQILVIVGWVSATMGPLFYVLHKLKLLRISTEDEMAGMDLTRHGGFAYIYHDEDEAQKMGIQLNRVEPKSSTPTGDY, encoded by the coding sequence ATGGATTCAGGGTTCTGCGCCGCCCATCTCTCTCAGCTTCTCGGTCCCAACACCACCAACGCCACCGCCGCCGCTAATTTCATTTGCGACCAATTCACTACCGTCACCAACAACTTTTCCGACACCAGAAATGCCCTCGATAACACCTACCTCCTCTTCTCCGCCTACCTCGTATTCTCTATGCAACTCGGCTTCGCCATGCTCTGTGCCGGCTCTGTCCGTGCCAAAAACACCATGAACATCATGCTTACTAATGTCCTCGATGCCGCTGCGGGGGGCCTCTTCTATTACCTTTTCGGATACGCCTTCGCATTCGGCTCCCCTTCTGGTGGCTTCATTGGTCGCCATAACTTTGGCCTTACCTCATTTCCGACCTCCACTGCTGATTACAGTGTTTTCCTTTACCAGTGGGCTTTTGCGATCGCTGCCGCTGGGATTACCAGTGGATCTATCGCTGAGcggactcagtttgttgcatatTTGATTTATTCATCTGTTTTGACTGGATTTGTTTATCCGGTGGTTTCTCATTGGTTTTGGTCGCCCGATGGTTGGGCTGGGGTTATGAAATCGGATGGTCATTTGTTATTTGGGTCGGGAGTTATCGATTTCGCTGGCTCCGGAGTCGTTCATATGGTTGGGGGAATTGCTGGTCTATGGGGGGCGTTTATCGAAGGGCCGAGAATCGGTCGATTCGATCACAATGGCCGGTCGGTGGCTCTGCGAGGGCACAGCGCTTCTTTAGTTGTTCTCGGAACTTTCATGCTCTGGTTCGGATGGTACGGTTTCAATCCAGGTTCATTCACGAAGATTCTCGTCCCTTACACCACGGGAAACTTCTACGGCCAATGGAGCGCCGTCGGACGAACAGCAGTAACCACCACACTCGCCGGATGCACGGCGGCACTCACCACGCTTTTCGGGAAGCGATTCCTCTCAGGCCATTGGAACGTGACGGACGTTTGTAACGGACTCCTCGGCGGGTTCGCCGCCATCACTGCCGGCTGTTCCGTCGTCGAACCATGGGCAGCAATCATCTGCGGCTTTGTCGCTGCCGTTGTACTGATATCCTGCAACCGAATCGCGGAGAAGGTGAAATACGACGATCCATTAGAAGCCGCTCAACTCCACGGTGGGTGTGGTGCGTGGGGAGTGATTTTCACGGCACTCTTTGCAACTGAGGAGTATGTAACGGAAGTGTACGGCGGATCGGGGCGGCCCTACGGACTGCTGATGGGTGGCGGCGGAAGATTATTGGCCGCACATTTGATACAGATATTGGTGATTGTAGGATGGGTGAGTGCAACGATGGGGCCATTGTTCTATGTTCTTCATAAGTTGAAGCTTCTTAGAATCTCAACCGAAGATGAAATGGCGGGCATGGATCTAACCCGCCATGGAGGATTTGCTTACATATATCACGATGAAGATGAAGCCCAAAAAATGGGGATTCAGTTGAACAGAGTGGAACCAAAATCTTCAACCCCTACCGGTGattattga